In Clostridium ljungdahlii DSM 13528, the genomic window AAGATAAATCTACTCCTCACAAAATCTAAATAATTTAAACCACTTTTGTTTCTTTTGTTTCTTTCTCTCCTTTCGGCTAATATATTCAGATTGATTATTTTGAATTTGTTCAACTAATTCTTTAGTATTTGTAATAGAATCAAATAGGGAATTTTTATCATTTAATATCTTAGATAAATTATCATTGATTAGAGAACTGCTTTTTTCAATATCACTTTTAATGATATTTGTATTGTTTTGCATAATATCTGAAACAGATTGTCTAATAATAGTTTCTATTTCAGGTTTTATCAAATTGGATATTGCTTGTGCTGCAAATTCTAAATCTTTTTGATTACTAAATAGGGAAGAATCATTATCTAAGAAATATTGTTTAATTTGTTGTGTTGTATAATGCTTTTCCTTGGATAAGTATTGAATCATCTTTAATTTGTTAATATCATCTTCAGTAAAATTTCTATATTTGCAGTGATGATTGGAGTTTAAATAGTCTTTG contains:
- a CDS encoding MerR family transcriptional regulator; this encodes MENKSINISDFKINTYKTKDVAKLLNTSTQTIRNYCLTFKDYLNSNHHCKYRNFTEDDINKLKMIQYLSKEKHYTTQQIKQYFLDNDSSLFSNQKDLEFAAQAISNLIKPEIETIIRQSVSDIMQNNTNIIKSDIEKSSSLINDNLSKILNDKNSLFDSITNTKELVEQIQNNQSEYISRKERKKQKKQKWFKLFRFCEE